GAGGACGAGGCGGTGGCGACACACCGCGGGGGCCGCCGCCTTCACGTCGTCGGGGACGACGTAGTCGCGGCCGCGGATGACCGCGCGGGCGCGGGCGGCCTCGAACAGTCGCTGGACGCCGCGCGGCGAGACGCCGACGTCGACGCGGGGGTCCTCGCGGGTCGCGCGCCCCACGTCCACGACGTAGTCGCGCAGTTTCCCGTCGACGCGGACGCGTTCGGGGACGGCGCGGAGGGCGGTCACCTGTTCGTTGCCGACGACCCGGGAGACGGTGGGGGCGCGGTTCGTCCGGTCTGCCCGCCGGTCGACGAGTTCGCGTTCGCCCGCGCGGCCGGGGTAGCCGAGTTCGGTCTTGACGACGAACCGGTCGCGTTGGGCCTCCGGGAGGCGGAACGTCCCCTCCTGTTCGACGGGGTTCTGCGTCGCGATGACGACGAACGGGTCCGGCAGGTCGTGCGTCACGCCGTCCACCGTCACCTGCCCCTCGCCCATCGCCTCCAGCAACGCCGCCTGCGTCTTCGGCGGCGCGCGGTTTATCTCGTCGGCGAGGACGACGTTGGCGAAGACGGGGCCGGGTTGGAACTCGAAGGCGTTCTCGCGTTCGTCGTAGACGCTCGACCCGGTGATGTCGGCGGGGAGGAGGTCGGGCGTGAACTGGATGCGGGTGAACGACAGACCGAGGGCGGCCGCGATGCTCCGCGCGGTCAGCGTCTTGCCGGTGCCGGGGACGTCTTCGAGGAGGACGTGCCCCCGGGCGAGGACGCCGGTCAAGACGGTTTCGAGGAAGTCGCGGTCCGTGACGACCGCTTCGCCGACGGCCTCGACCACGTCGTCGCACGTCGCCGCGGCCTGTGGAACGTCCATGGGGTCGCTTCGGCGGACCCCGATTTGAACTTTTCCCGTCGGAATCCCAACTGATTTATTGCCCATGCTCCCACAGATCACGACCGAGATGGCCCCTGACACCGACACCCGGACACCGCGTCGCTCCGGCCGGCCGGTATCGGACCTGACCGACACGCCGGTGTACACCCGCGACGGCTACCGACTGGGGTGCGTCGCCGGCGTCGCGGTGAACGTCGACGCCGAACGGGCGTCCGGGGTGCTCGTCGGCGACGTGCGCGAGGACCGATTTCCGGACCTCCAGACCGGGAGACGGGGGGTCAGCGTCCCGTACGACCGAATCGACGGCGTCGGCGACGTCGTCGTCGTGGACGTCCCGGGGTCGGCGTTCGGCGCCACGCCGGCCGAGGGGACGGAGTCTGCGGACCTGTCCGAGGCGTTGACCGACGCCGGCCGTCGACGGCGACGGTCGGAGACGCGCTGAGAGCGGACGCGTCGAGAGCGGACGCGTCGAGAACGGACGCGTCGAGAACGGACGCGTCGAGGACGGACCCCGGGGGCGACGGAGCGACGATTTTCGACGCGCCGTCAGTCTCGACGGAGCAGGAGCAACGCGGCCGCGGCGACTGCGACGACTGCGGTGACGGGCGAGAACCCCGGCACGCCCGTCCCCGTGACGGCCGGCGTCGCCCGCCGGTCGCCCGACTCGTTCGACTGGGTCGTCGCCGTCCGTCCGGCACTCGCCGTCGTCCGCTCGGCATCCGTCGCCGTCAGTTCGACTCTCGTCGCCGTCTCTGACTCACGCTCGGCCGCCGCCCGTTCGGGTCGCGGCGTCGGCGTCGCCGCCGGCGTGTTCGTGGCCGTCACCGTCGCCGTGACCGTCGGTGTCGTCGTCGTGTGAGTGACGGTCGGCGTGGCCGTCAGCGTCGGCGTCGGCGTCGGTTCGGGCGTCGACGGGGCGGGCGGCGGTGGCGGTGCCCCGGACGACCCCGACCCAGACGAGTCGTCGTCCTCCGGCGTGGGGGTGGCCGTCGGTGTCGACGTGGGCGTCGGCGACGGGGTGGGCGTCGGCGTCGTCGGTACCGTCGCCGTCCCGTCGAGTGCCACGTCGAGGACGCCGAGTTCGGCCGTCGTCACCGAGAGCGTCGCCGCGTGGTCCCCGCTGGCGTTCGGCGCGTACGACA
This portion of the Halogeometricum rufum genome encodes:
- a CDS encoding PRC-barrel domain-containing protein, which encodes MAPDTDTRTPRRSGRPVSDLTDTPVYTRDGYRLGCVAGVAVNVDAERASGVLVGDVREDRFPDLQTGRRGVSVPYDRIDGVGDVVVVDVPGSAFGATPAEGTESADLSEALTDAGRRRRRSETR
- a CDS encoding AAA family ATPase, producing the protein MDVPQAAATCDDVVEAVGEAVVTDRDFLETVLTGVLARGHVLLEDVPGTGKTLTARSIAAALGLSFTRIQFTPDLLPADITGSSVYDERENAFEFQPGPVFANVVLADEINRAPPKTQAALLEAMGEGQVTVDGVTHDLPDPFVVIATQNPVEQEGTFRLPEAQRDRFVVKTELGYPGRAGERELVDRRADRTNRAPTVSRVVGNEQVTALRAVPERVRVDGKLRDYVVDVGRATREDPRVDVGVSPRGVQRLFEAARARAVIRGRDYVVPDDVKAAAPAVCRHRLVLTSDARVRGVDSLDVVDDVLDEVPVPAVASPAQG